TTTCAACTCTGGACCGGGCAGCTCCATCGCTCCACCCGCGATCTGGATCTGCTCGGACAGGGTCAACCATCCACCGACCGTTTGCGGCAATTGTTTCAGGATGTCTGCTCCCTGACCGTCACTGACGATGGTTTGACATTTGTGACCGACGGCATTCAGGCCGAACAGATCAAGGAGGACGATGAGTACCAGGGGATTAGACTGCGGATCGCTGCGCGACTCGGCGACGCCCGTATTCCGCTGCAAACCGACATCGGGTTTGGCGATACCATCACGCCGGGGCCGCAGGCCGTGACCTATCCGACGCTGCTCGATTTCCCGTCGCCACAAATGAACGCCTATCCTCGTGAGACGGTGGTCGCCGAGAAGTACCAGGCAATGGTTCAGTTGGGCATGGCCAACAGCCGGATGAAGGACTTCTATGACGTCTGGATACTGGCCCGGCAGTTTGAATTCGACGGAACAGTGTTGGGCGAAGCCATTCGGGCGACATTCCAACGTCGGCAGACGGCGCTGCCGGACATAACTCCGCTGGCACTGACGCCAGAGTTCAGCGGCGATCGCAATAAGGCCACTCAATGGAATGCATTCCTCCGCAAGGGGCGGCTGACCGACTCCCCGCCGCCACTGGAGGAAGTCGTCGCGCTTCTCGCATCGTTCCTGATGCCGCCCACGCTGGCGTTGGTTTCGAACGAGCCGTGGGGCCGCACCTGGGTTCCGGTGGAGTGGCGGTCGAGGACCGGTCGTTGGAAGCCGTGCCCGCACTGAGCCGCTGCCTACAAACCGATCCGCGCCGACTGCGGCCAACTCACTCGGTCGGGCAACGGGCGTTGTGCCCTCGATCAGCTGTCGCTCGGAAGCAGGCCAAGCTTTGGCAAGGTCAGTTGAAACCACCAGACAATTGCTTCTAACACGCCGTTGCCCTTGAAAAATCCCGGAAGTCATCGACTGCATCGGGCCAGACGAACTTCACCCAGCACAAGTCCGAAAGTGCCTCATGAAGCATTCTCTGGTGTGAGTGGTGACGCAAAGCTCCCCGAGCCGCTCGCTGCCCACATCACGGATTCCTTGAGTCAGACGCTTACGCTCTCAACAGATGACGTCCTCAGACCGAACATGAATGGGCTCCGTGGAACTCACGTCCGATCGAGACGCTGCTGCCGATCAAGCTGCCGGCGGTCAGACGAGACGGGCTGCGGCTCGCCCGTTATTGCCAATCATTGCTCGACTCGGGTCAGGTCGCCAGCCAGACGGAGCAGGCTCGCTTTCTGGGGGGGAGCCGTCCCCGCGCGATCCAGGTCCTCAACCGCCTGTAGTTCTCGCTCAATCTTTCGTCTCCGCCAGGACCCACGGACGAGTCTGACGTTGCCCGAACGGGGGCAGGTTCCGTCGATCGGCGCAGAATTGTTGAGCCATCTGACTCTCGAGGCAATTCACCCGCGAAGTTCTCGACTTCAAGACGCTCGGCGACGCCGTTGATCCAACAGCAAGGAGTGATCAAGTCGGCCAAAGCGAGGAGGCCTGATATCATCCCCGCATCCACCCAGCGCTGCACGATCGCGGCGCCGGGCGCTGTACGCTTCCAGGTTCTTCCTCACTCTTTGGTGAAAGAGTTGGCGCAACCTCGACAACCAGCAGTTGTTGGCCATGCTAGCAATCGAGTTATGCATGCTTAGGGAAGAACTTGTCGTTAGATAACTGCGACTTTGGGCGGCAAGCCGACTTTGGACATCACCAAGTACGAGGAGAACCTGATTCAAAGACCACTCACGCGTCGAGGTGCATCGCGTGACGATTCGCATGCCTGAATCGGGGGGCGTCGCCGACGACCTCGGCGCCCGCAAAACCTCCGTCGACCGCCTCCCTCCAACCGCTCTCGACGGCTCCTTGCGTCTTGACGTGCCGGAAGCAGGAGTTGTCGACGTCGAATTCGCTCTCGTCAGCGCCCGTCGACGGTGAGCTTTCATCGACGGTGATCGCGCGTCGACTCGCGCGCCTGCCGATCGGTCGTCGCTTCGCCGGGGCGAATGGATCGAACCTCTCGCCCCGAAGGACCGCGACGATCGACGCGATCGCCTGCCGGGCCAAGATCGCCGGGAAGATCGTGGCCGGAACCGCGCCGCGTCGCGGTGCGTCGGCCGTCGCGTCCGCCGCGCCGGCCAGGCGATCTGCCTGCGGCGAACCGGCTCAGGCGCTCCATCGCGAACGGCCCCGTCTTGGGCAAGGCTCGGCCCGATTTCGTGAGCCGAAGATTGCCCCCCGCTTGCGGGGCAGGTCTAATGGGTCGCTTCGAGGCTCCCCACCGTTCCTCTCCCCGCCCGCATTGCATGACCGACGATCGCGGTTCCGTCAGCTTGTGGGTCGAGCGGCTCAAGGCCGGCGAGGACGACGCGGCGCGGCTGCTCTGGGAGCGCTACTTCCCCCGCTTGGCGGGACTTGCCCGGCGCAAGCTCGGCGAAGTCGCGCGCCGCGTCGTCGACGAGGAGGACGTCGTCCAGTCCGCCTTTCACAGCTTCTGCCAACGAGCTCGGGACGGAGGGTTTCCCGAACTCGCCGGCCGCGAGGAGTTGTGGCGACTCCTGGCAGTGATCACGGCTCGCAAGGCGACGAACGAGTTGGTGCGATTCCGCCGGCTCAAGCGGGGCCCCGGCGCGTCGTTCGAACCGCCCCCCGGGCAGGATGCGGCGGCCGACCTCGCCGCCGTGGCGGGGGAGGAACCGACGCCGGAGTTCGCGACCCAACTGGTCGAACAGATCGAACTGGCCATGTCCGCCTTGGCCGATCCCCAGTTGTGCGTCGTCGCTCTCTGGAAGTTGGAAGGCCGCACGAACCCGGAAATCGCGCGGCTCCTCGATTGCTCCCTCAGCGCCGTCGAGCGTAAAGTCAGGCACATCCGCCTCCGTCTCGAGCGGCTCCTCCTACCCGACGCATCCGGGGCCTCCTCGGAGACGCATGAACGACCGTCATGACCATCCCCGACCGACCGACGAAGAGCTGACGCGGATCGATGCCGCGTGCGACGCCTTCGAGCGAGCCTGGAAGGGGGGCCGCACGCCGACCATCGAAGCCTGGCTGACGCAGTTTTCCGCCGTCCCCGTCGCGGCCCTGTTTCCGGAATTGCTGCAGCTCGAGATCGAGCTCCGCCGCGACCGGGGGGAATCGCCCGCGGCCGCGGAGTACGCGTCGCGCTTTCCTGCGCAGCGGAGTCTCGTCGAGCGCGTCCTGCGTTCGCGGGGGACCGAGACGACCGGCGGGGAGGGGGCCGCGGACCGCGAGACCGCGGCCCCGACCCGATCCTTCGCCCGTCCGCAGGAGGCGGCCGGGTCGGGGCGGCTCGCCGTCCGTTGCCCGCATTGCCATGCCTCGGCGCGCGTCGCGGTCGACACGGAGTTGACGGATCTCACGTGCGAGTCGTGCGGGAGTCGGTTCAGTCTCGTCGATCGCCCCGAGGCGACGCAAACCGCCCCGCCGCTCGCCCGCCTCGGACGATTCGAGTTGCTCGAACGGTTGGGAGTCGGAGGCTTCGGGAGCGTCTGGAAGGCGCGCGACAAGGAACTCGATCGGATCGTCGCGGTGAAGATTCCTCGTCGCGAGACGCTTGATCCGGAATCCCAGGAGAAGTTCTTTCGCGAGGCCCGCGCCGCGGCTCAGCTGCGGCACCCGGGGATCGTGAGCGTCCATGAGGTGGGGCGCGACGGGGACTCGATCTACATCGTCAGCGATTACGTTCGGGGAGCGACCCTCGGGGACTGGTTGACGGGGCAGCGGCTCACGAGCCGCGAGGCGGCGGCGCTCGCGGCGAAGCTCGCCGATACGCTCCACTACGCCCACGAGCGCGGGATCGTCCACCGCGACCTCAAGCCGGCGAACATCCTGATCGACGGGGACGGCGAGCCCCATCTCACGGACTTCGGCCTCGCCCGCCGCGACGTCGGCGAAGTCACCGTCACGCTGGACGGTCAGGTCCTCGGGACCCCCGCGTACATGTCTCCCGAGCAGGCGATGGGGGAGGCGCACAAGGCCGATCGCCGCAGCGACGTCTACTCGCTCGGCGTCGTCCTCTTTCAGCTCCTCACGCACGAGTTGCCGTTCCGCGGGAACGCGCGGATGTTGATTCATCAAGTCGTCCACGACGACCCGCCCAGTCCGCGCACGCTCGACGCGAGCATTCCCCGGGACCTCGAAACGATCACGCTCAAGTGCCTCGAGAAGGACCCCGCCAAGCGCTTCGCGACGGCCCTCCTCCTGGCCGAGGAACTCGGACGGTTCCTTGCCGGGGCCCCGATCGAAGCCCGACCGATCGGCGCCGTCGAGCGGTGGTGGCGCTGGGCCAAACGGCGGCCGGGCTTGGCGTCCCAGCTCGTGCTGCTGCTGGTCGCCACGATCGCGAGCACGACCCTGGGGACGTGGGCCCTCCGCGCCGAGCGTCGCGTCGTCGGCGAACGGAACGAGGCGATCGCCCAGCGCGACGCCAAGGAAGACGCCCTCGCCCGACTCCAAGTCGCGACGGCGACCGCCCGTCGGAACGAGGTCGTCGCGCTGGAGCGACTGGCCGCCGGGTTGATCGCGGCGGGCGACGCGAAACTCGCCTTGCGCGAGGCGGGGGCTCGCGGCAGCTACCGGGAGGCCCGCGACGTGGCAAGATCGCTCGGCCGCTCCGAGCTTCCCGCCGTCACCGGGATCCTGGCGAGTTGCGCCGACCAGCCGCTCCCCTTGCTCGGAGCCGACGGAACGCAAGCGAGCGTCGGAGGCTATGGGGCTGACGACGACGGCGAGGCCTGCCGCGGGGCGGTGACCCCCGACGGGCGCCGCGTCGTCGTCTGCCGTTACGGACGTCCGTTGTCCGTCTGGGATCTGCGGACCGGGACCCTCGTTCGACGTTGCGAACCTGGCGGGGAGCCCTTCCACGCCGTGGCGCTCTCCCCCGACGGCGAGACGGCCTTCACGGCCGGCGCCGACGGCGTGGTTCGGAGCTGGGATCTCGCCGCCGGTCGGCAGTTGCGCGAGTATCGCGGTCACGAGGGACCCGTGTTCGCCGTCGCCGCGGCTCCGGACGGACGGAGTCTGGCCTCCGCCGGGACGGATCAGACGGTCAAGCTTTGGGATCTCGCGACCGGGGCGGAGTCGCGGTCGCTCGCCGCCCCGGCGTTCATTCATGCTCTCGAGTTCTCGCCCGGCGACGGGCGGCGGCTCCTCGGCGGGGGCGAGCCGGAAGCGATCGTCCTCTGGGACGCGACCGACGGGAGAAAACTCCTCGATCTCCGCGAGGGGTCCGGGTCCGCGGTAACGTCGATCGCGTTCGGGCGCGACGGCACGACGGCCCTCTCAGGGAGCATGGGCCAAAACGTCGTCTTGTGGGACCTCGAGTCGGGTCGACCGCTCCGGAATTTCGCGGGGCACACGGCGCCGGTCGAATCGGTCGCGGTCGCTCCCGACGGCCGCCGGGCCTTGTCCGGTTCCTTCGACGAGAGCATGCGGTTGTGGGACCTCGAGACCGGCGCCGAACTCGCCGTCTGGCAGGGGCTCGGTCAATCTCCGCGGTGGCTCGCGTTCGCGCCCGCCGACGAGGTCGCCGTGGCGGGGGATTTTCAGGGACGCGTGCGGCTCTGGTCGCTCCGCGACGCCAACGACCTCCCGACGCTCCCCGGCCACAAGGGCCGCGTCTCAAGCTTGGCCGTGTCGAAGGACTCGCGGTTGCTCGCCTCGGGGAGTTTCGACGGGACGCTTCGCCTCTGGGACGTCGCGACGGGTCGACCGCTCCGCAGCATCGACGCGAAAGGAAGCCCGACGTGGTGCGTCTCGCTGGCGCCAGACGGCCTGACGGCGGCGTCGGCCCATGAAGACGGCTCGTTGGCGATCTGGGACGTGGAGACGGGCCGGCGTCTCCTCCAGATCGCGGCGCACGACAAGATCGCCACGAGCGTCGCGTTTGCGCCCGACGGCTCGGCGTTGCTGTCGGGCAGCTCCGACGCGACGCTCAAGCTCTGGGACCCGCACGACGGGACGCCGCTCCGCACGTTCCCAGGGCATGCGACGACAGTCCACTCCGTAGCGTTCGCCCCCGACGGCCGGACCGCCTATTCGGGATCGTTCGACGGCACGCTCAAGTCGTGGGACGTCGCCACGGGGCGCGAGTTGCAGACGTATCGCGGCCACGCGCATTGGGTCCTGCCGATCGCCGTCTCTCCTGACGGTCGGCAACTCGCCTCAGGGAGCTGGGACCGCGCGTGGGGACTGTGGGACGCCGCCGCGGGGCGACGGCTGGCGATGCGGCCGGCGGCGACCGACGTCGTCTCGTCGGTCGCGTTCACTCCCGACGGCAAGCTCCTCGTCACGGGGAGTCTCGATCGGACCGTCGCCCTATGGGATCTCGAGCGGACCGAACTTGTCCGCACCTTCGCCCTCCATGCCGACGGGGTCGCCAGCGTCGTCTGCTGCCCGGACGGATCGTTCACGTTTTCCGGCGGCCGCGACGGGTTGATCCGCCGCTGGGAGTGGGATCGTCCTGCGACCTACGACCGCTTCGCCGCGTCGCTCTCCAAGGCCCGCGCGACTCTGGAGACGCGTCCCCGCGATCCAGAGGCCCGCGCCGAGTTTGGGCGGTGGTTCGCGTTCCGGGGAATGTTCGCCTGGGCCGCCGAGGAACTTGAAGAAGCGCGGCGGGGAGGAGCGTCCGTCTCAATTCTGGAGCTCGCCCGCTGTCACTGGCAGGCGGAGAATTGGGGCGCAGCGGCCGGCGAGTTTCGGCGAGCGCGCCTCCAGGGGGAAGCCCCGGCGACCTACCTCGACCTCTGCCTGGCCGCGGTCGAACAGTCCGCCGCCGAATAGCCGTGCGGCCCCCCCGCGCATTGCCGGCAAGGTGTTTGGGGCGTCGGCTCCGTCACCGTTCCCCTTGGTCGACGAATTGCGGACGTGTCGCAACGACTTGGCGTGCAAGAGGTTAGGGGGCGGCGCTCCCCCCTGTCGGCGGAATTCTCCCAACAGGATGAAGGGGTTTGGAGCCGGTCGTTGATTTCCAGGGTAGAGGGGCGCCGCAAGCCCCTCGCGTTCGGCACGACACGCTTGCCCAGGAACCCGCCATGTTCTCGTTCAAATCCCTCCGCCGTGGAACAACCCGCCGCCGCAACCGCGACCTGAAGTCCGATCGTCGGGGGCAGGGGCCGCGCCGGCTCGCAATCGACCCGCTCGAGAGCCGCGAGCTGTTCTCGGTCTCGCAGATCGGCTTGGCCAAGGACGGGTTGTTGAGCATCCGCTCCGACGATACGGCGACCCACGTCGAGGTGAGCCGGGCCGGCTCGGCGATTCGCGTGATCGACCGAACGACCGACAACGTTTGGAACTTCCCCGCAAGCAAGGTGACCACGGTCGAGTTCCACGGCGGGCGGCGGGGCGACTGGTTTTCGATCGCCCCGATCGGGGTTCGCGCGATCGCCTACGGCAACGGCGGGAACGACGTGCTCATCGGCGGCAACAAAGACGACGTCCTCCGCGGCAATTCAGGCCACGATCGAATTTGGGGCGGGGACGGCAACGACGTCCTCCGAGGCGACGCGGGAGACGACGAACTCTACGGCGGCGCCGGCAACGACGAGCTGGCCGGGCACGCCGGCGACGACAAGTTGTACGGCGAACTCGGACACGACGTCATGAACGGGGGGGATGGCGACGACCGGATGTGGGGCGGCTACGGCAACGACGTGATGTACGGCCATCGCGGCAACGACCTCCTGTGGGGGGAGTGGGACAACGACAAACTCTACGGCGAAGGGGACGACGACTCGCTGTACGGCGGATCGGGAACCGACCATCTGGACGGAGGCGACGGCAACGACGGCCTGTACGGCGGCGACGGTGCCGATACGCTTCGCGGGGGCGCCGGGGCCGACCGATTTCTGAAGTTCCTCCCCACGCCGAGTCGCTTCTCCGACATCGTTATGGATCGCGCCGCGCACGACGCCGTCGTCAACTTCCGGGATCTTCCGAGGTCCACCTCCAACTTCACCGGCTTCGGCCCGGTGACGTTCGCCGCCGGAGCGTGGAGCGACGCGGAAGTCGAGACCATCGACGTCGCGCTCCGCAATCTCCACCAAACTACGGGCAACACGCGGCTCCTCAAACTGGCGAACGGGAGCGAGATGATTTTCGCCCGCGCCGGCGCGCAGCAGACCGCGCTTCCCGGCGGCGTCCAGATCATGGGCGGCAACGGCGGCAACACGATCACGTTCACGCCCGCAAGCTTGTCAACGCCGCAGTCGGCTCAGACGACGACGTACCACGAAGTCGGCCACTTCTGGGACGATCACCACGAGAATCGGTTCACGGGCGAGTTCCGCCAAATCGCCGGCTGGGTGGAATCGACCCGGCCGCTCCCTGGCTTCGTCGGATCGTCGGCGGCGGGCGACACGTGGCAGTACCGCGCGTCGGCGACCGGCTTCTCCCGCGACAATTGGGACCGCTACGGTCGGTTCAACCCCTTCGAGGACTATGCCACGAGCTGGGAAGCTTACTTCGCTCTGCGGTTTCACGGGAACGCCGGCAACTACCAAGTCTCCCAAGCCCGACTGAGCGTCATCGACAGGCTGTTCGCCTCGTTGGCTTGAGGCAGCCGCGCGGTCGGCGGCGGGAAGGGCGGCCGCGGACGACCCGCGGCCGCTCCCTGCCTCAATCGTTCCGACGCCTCGCCGTGCGGAGCGCGCTCGCCTCGGGACCCCGCGACGCAAGGACCGTCTTGGGCCCGCCTTAGTCGCGACGCAACTCGTCGCTTCCCCTTGCCTTTCCCATCGACTTGAACAAGGAACCTCTCATGTCTCGATTGCTGCAGGGCGTTGTTGTCGCGGCGACGATCGCCGGAGCGTGGTTCGCGTCTGCGAACGTACGGGCGTACACGTTCGTCAACGTCGCCGATCTCACGAACCCGGCGCCGAGCGGGGCTTTTCAGTACTATTACGCCCCGACGATCAGCGGCTCGACCGCGACGTTCTCCGGGAAGTTCGGCGAGAGCTTCGCCGACGGGCTGTTCACCGGCGCCGGCGGGTCGCTGACCGTGATCGCCAAGCAGGGGGACGCGCCGCCGGCCGGGGGGATCAACACGATCGGCAACTACGCCAGCAGCGGAGCGGGGGTCGCGTTTTGGGCCTCCTTCGGGAGCGGCGGCGAGGGCGTGTTTCGTTCCGAGAACGGCGTCTTGACGACGATCGCGCTCAAGGGGGGCGCCGCGCCGGTGGGCGCTTACGAGGAGTTCGGATCGCCCGCCGTCAGCGGAAGTGCCGTCGCGTTCACGGGCCACTACGACGACCTGGAGAAGACGGCCGTGGTCCGCGGCAGCGGCGG
The Pirellulales bacterium DNA segment above includes these coding regions:
- a CDS encoding nucleotidyl transferase AbiEii/AbiGii toxin family protein; this translates as MTNPQPRNLVASVRQRLMTLARERGEEFQLVLTRFGLERLPYRLAQSPHAGQFVLKGAVLFQLWTGQLHRSTRDLDLLGQGQPSTDRLRQLFQDVCSLTVTDDGLTFVTDGIQAEQIKEDDEYQGIRLRIAARLGDARIPLQTDIGFGDTITPGPQAVTYPTLLDFPSPQMNAYPRETVVAEKYQAMVQLGMANSRMKDFYDVWILARQFEFDGTVLGEAIRATFQRRQTALPDITPLALTPEFSGDRNKATQWNAFLRKGRLTDSPPPLEEVVALLASFLMPPTLALVSNEPWGRTWVPVEWRSRTGRWKPCPH
- a CDS encoding RNA polymerase subunit sigma-70 — its product is MTDDRGSVSLWVERLKAGEDDAARLLWERYFPRLAGLARRKLGEVARRVVDEEDVVQSAFHSFCQRARDGGFPELAGREELWRLLAVITARKATNELVRFRRLKRGPGASFEPPPGQDAAADLAAVAGEEPTPEFATQLVEQIELAMSALADPQLCVVALWKLEGRTNPEIARLLDCSLSAVERKVRHIRLRLERLLLPDASGASSETHERPS
- a CDS encoding protein kinase, yielding MNDRHDHPRPTDEELTRIDAACDAFERAWKGGRTPTIEAWLTQFSAVPVAALFPELLQLEIELRRDRGESPAAAEYASRFPAQRSLVERVLRSRGTETTGGEGAADRETAAPTRSFARPQEAAGSGRLAVRCPHCHASARVAVDTELTDLTCESCGSRFSLVDRPEATQTAPPLARLGRFELLERLGVGGFGSVWKARDKELDRIVAVKIPRRETLDPESQEKFFREARAAAQLRHPGIVSVHEVGRDGDSIYIVSDYVRGATLGDWLTGQRLTSREAAALAAKLADTLHYAHERGIVHRDLKPANILIDGDGEPHLTDFGLARRDVGEVTVTLDGQVLGTPAYMSPEQAMGEAHKADRRSDVYSLGVVLFQLLTHELPFRGNARMLIHQVVHDDPPSPRTLDASIPRDLETITLKCLEKDPAKRFATALLLAEELGRFLAGAPIEARPIGAVERWWRWAKRRPGLASQLVLLLVATIASTTLGTWALRAERRVVGERNEAIAQRDAKEDALARLQVATATARRNEVVALERLAAGLIAAGDAKLALREAGARGSYREARDVARSLGRSELPAVTGILASCADQPLPLLGADGTQASVGGYGADDDGEACRGAVTPDGRRVVVCRYGRPLSVWDLRTGTLVRRCEPGGEPFHAVALSPDGETAFTAGADGVVRSWDLAAGRQLREYRGHEGPVFAVAAAPDGRSLASAGTDQTVKLWDLATGAESRSLAAPAFIHALEFSPGDGRRLLGGGEPEAIVLWDATDGRKLLDLREGSGSAVTSIAFGRDGTTALSGSMGQNVVLWDLESGRPLRNFAGHTAPVESVAVAPDGRRALSGSFDESMRLWDLETGAELAVWQGLGQSPRWLAFAPADEVAVAGDFQGRVRLWSLRDANDLPTLPGHKGRVSSLAVSKDSRLLASGSFDGTLRLWDVATGRPLRSIDAKGSPTWCVSLAPDGLTAASAHEDGSLAIWDVETGRRLLQIAAHDKIATSVAFAPDGSALLSGSSDATLKLWDPHDGTPLRTFPGHATTVHSVAFAPDGRTAYSGSFDGTLKSWDVATGRELQTYRGHAHWVLPIAVSPDGRQLASGSWDRAWGLWDAAAGRRLAMRPAATDVVSSVAFTPDGKLLVTGSLDRTVALWDLERTELVRTFALHADGVASVVCCPDGSFTFSGGRDGLIRRWEWDRPATYDRFAASLSKARATLETRPRDPEARAEFGRWFAFRGMFAWAAEELEEARRGGASVSILELARCHWQAENWGAAAGEFRRARLQGEAPATYLDLCLAAVEQSAAE